In one window of Nothobranchius furzeri strain GRZ-AD chromosome 11, NfurGRZ-RIMD1, whole genome shotgun sequence DNA:
- the armc6 gene encoding armadillo repeat-containing protein 6: protein MAKRRITQETFDAAVRENMEEFEMDPDEALNDAVEQFESQGVDLSCIVKAVPATSTDVSQEDQTHEVLKALDSLRNGKDSAPIPDVTADMINFTEQCSLGFAQRYLAAQKDAYPVILSYCKRSVEEQGAALAALSALASLTDGQPDLLDAEGQQFLLDVFKKYQADSSVMCVAICVVRQCCLKHEQNRQDLVKGGVLPLLTSAITRHSGCAELIKQASSTLRVMTFDDDVRVTFGHAHEHAKSIVLEHNGLKVLVEAAKAHPNNTSVLSELCATLSRLAVRNEFCQDICDLGGLKLMMTLLADSYESAELVRQVLSAIRAIAGNDDVKDAVVNAGGVEVIVIAMNGHTSSPTVCEQGCACLSVLALRKPNNCKVIMESGGALAAVQAMKAHPDAINVQKQACMLLRNLVARMRNYSQPILEMGAEALIVQAVQNHQDCGDVGKAALRDLGCKVELRELWTGKHGSLAR, encoded by the exons ATGGCGAAACGAAGGATCACACAAGAAACGTTTGATGCTGCTGTCCGCGAAAACATGGAGGAGTTTGAGATGGATCCAGACGAGGCTCTTAACGATGCAGTGGAGCAGTTTGAGTCACAAG GTGTAGATCTCAGTTGTATAGTCAAAGCTGTACCAGCTACATCAACTGATGTCAGTCAAGAGGACCAAACACATGAAGTCTTAAAG GCTTTAGATTCTCTCAGAAATGGAAAAGACTCTGCTCCCATACCAGATGTGACAGCAGACATGATAAACTTCACTGAGCAGTGCTCACTTGGATTTGCACAGAGGTACCTTGCTGCTCAGAAAGATGCCTATCCCGTCATCCTCTCTTACTGCAAGAGGAGTGTGGAGGAGCAGGGTGCAGCGTTGGCTGCTCTGTCTGCTCTGGCTTCACTGACAGATGGACAGCCAGACCTGCTGGATGCAGAGGGACAGCAGTTTCTTTTGGATGTCTTTAAGAAGTACCAGGCAGATTCCTCGGTGATGTGTGTCGCCATCTGTGTGGTGCGTCAGTGCTGCTTGAAGCACGAACAGAACAGGCAGGACCTGGTGAAAGGTGGCGTGCTGCCGCTGTTGACCAGCGCCATTACGCGTCACAGCGGATGTGCTGAGCTGATCAAGCAGGCTTCGTCGACTCTCAGGGTCATGACTTTTGATGATGATGTTCGAGTTACATTCGGGCATGCTCATGAACATGCTAAGAGTATTGTCCTTGAGCACAATGGACTGAAAGTTTTAGTTGAGGCTGCAAAAG CTCATCCTAACAACACTTCTGTTCTAAGTGAGCTGTGTGCTACGTTATCCCGCCTGGCTGTCCGGAACGAGTTTTGTCAAGACATATGTGATCTGGGTGGATTAAAACTCATGATGACTCTGCTCGCAGACAGCTACGAGTCAGCG GAATTAGTTCGGCAGGTCTTAAGTGCAATAAGAGCCATAGCAGGAAACGATGATGTGAAGGATGCTGTTGTTAACGCTGGTGGCGTCGAGGTCATTGTCATTGCTATGAACGGACACACGAGCAGCCCCACT GTGTGTGAGCAGGGATGTGCCTGCTTGTCTGTTCTTGCCTTACGTAAACCAAACAACTGCAAGGTCATCATGGAAAGCGGAGGCGCCTTGGCCGCTGTGCAGGCCATGAAGGCTCATCCTGATGCAATCAATGTACAG AAACAAGCATGCATGCTGTTGAGAAATCTGGTCGCACGGATGCGTAACTACAGCCAGCCAATATTGGAGATGGGGGCAGAGGCACTGATAGTTCAGGCAGTACAGAACCATCAGGACTGTGGGGATGTGGGTAAAGCGGCCCTCAGAGATCTGGGATGCAAGGTGGAACTTCGAGAGCTGTGGACTGGCAAACATGGCAGCCTTGCTCGCTGA
- the slc25a42 gene encoding mitochondrial coenzyme A transporter SLC25A42: MGMGSGVQEQRASLTQGEVLPLTSSSQPNGKYEGTRHTRSVLNSLFSGALAGAVAKTAVAPLDRTKIIFQVSSARFSAKEAYRLIYRTYLKDGLFSLWRGNSATMVRVIPYAAIQFCAHEEYKRLLGGYYGFQGKALPPVPRLFAGSMAGTTAAMLTYPLDMVRARMAVTPKEMYSNILHVFVRISREEGLKTLYRGFTPTILGVVPYAGLSFFTYETLKKLHAEHSGRSQPYSFERLAFGACAGLIGQSASYPLDVVRRRMQTAGVTGHTYGTILGTMREIVSEEGVIRGLYKGLSMNWVKGPIAVGISFTTFDLTQILLRKLHQMGYTR; encoded by the exons ATGGGGATGGGAAGTGGAGTCCAGGAGCAACGGGCCTCACTGACCCAGGGAGAAGTGCTGCCGCTGACTTCCTCCAGTCAGCCAAATGGCAAATATGAG GGCACAAGACACACTCGATCTGTCCTCAACTCACTTTTCTCTGGGGCTTTAGCAGGAGCTGTGGCTAAGACGGCCGTTGCTCCTTTGGACAGAACTAAAATCATCTTTCAAG tGTCTTCAGCGAGATTCTCTGCCAAG GAAGCGTACAGGTTGATCTACCGTACCTACCTGAAGGATGGCTTATTCAGCTTGTGGAGGGGGAACTCTGCCACCATGGTGCGGGTCATCCCATACGCTGCCATCCAGTTCTGCGCTCATGAGGAGTACAAACGTCTGCTGGGAGGCTATTATGGCTTTCAGGGGAA AGCGCTACCTCCAGTCCCCAGGTTGTTTGCTGGGTCTATGGCTGGCACCACGGCAGCAATGCTGACCTATCCGCTGGACATGGTGCGCGCAAGGATGGCTGTAACGCCAAAAGAAAT GTACAGCAACATCCTGCACGTTTTTGTGCGGATCTCTCGAGAAGAAGGCTTGAAGACGTTATATCGAGGTTTCACCCCCACCATACTAGGCGTCGTCCCTTACGCCGGTCTCAGCTTTTTTACTTATGAAACACTAAAGAAGTTGCATGCAG AGCACAGTGGGCGCTCACAACCCTACTCATTTGAACGTCTAGCTTTCGGAGCCTGCGCAGGCTTGATCGGCCAGTCGGCGTCATACCCTCTGGACGTGGTGAGGCGACGAATGCAGACGGCAGGAGTGACGGGTCACACGTACGGCACCATTCTAGGCACCATGAGGGAGATTGTGTCTGAAGAGGGGGTTATCCGTGGACTTTACAAAGGTCTCAGTATGAACTGGGTCAAAGGACCTATTGCTGTGGGGATCAGCTTCACCACCTTTGACCTTACACAGATCCTCCTGAGGAAGTTGCATCAGATGGGCTACACTCGATAG